AGGCCCTAAATAAGCTGCTGACCATAACCTTGATGAGGTTGCATCAGCTTTTTGCCCTACAGTTCAAGAGAATTACATTGTAGATTGCCCAGTCTGATAGGAAATACAATTCAAGAAATAATGAGCAATGGCGGCATACGTACTATCCAGCACTAATATTGATGATGCTTGTGAGCATATGCGTATATCTGCAAAACATAAATTACTGCTTTTGAAGTAGGACAGATACGTACTATCAAAAAAATAATGTATATCTGCAAAACATGAATTTACTAAAAGTATAAGGAAAATTACTGCTTTTTTAAGTAGGACAGATACTTACATATGTTTGCCCATGCAttgacaaataaaaaaaaatatggttaTAGATTGTGGATTCCTGTAGTGATCTCCCGATTTTTAATTCCTGGGGAAAAGTATATGGAAAATGTATTCACTGCTCTTAACTGTAAAAAAAAGTAGGTTGACCTAGTAGAATTAATAGATTGGCATCCACCACTATTGTCAGCCCAGAAATGCATGGTTGTTCAGAAATTGAGAAGAGTCCATTAGATAACTTTATTAAGCCGCATCAAAATTCACCATGATTTCTCAAATAAAACTTATGAATTACATTAACCATGTTAGGATAACAAGAGTATATCAAAGTAAGCGGACAATTTAGCAGTAACTGCTAAAAGCTTATAAGAATTTCTATGGCAAAATTACCCCTTTTTTTCAATCTGGCGCACAACCAATAATTAGGGTATAGAGCACACATCTTTTTGGCAAACTACTATAAGTGTGAGATGTGAATCTTCAATGCTCCTATACCATTTCCAGTAATTGAATAGCATTTCTTTTCCATGACGGATGGATGTGTTAAAACACAGAGAACTTTCTTTTACAGTTAAATAAATCATAGAAGACATTGTCATGGAAGGCTTAACTCTGTTAAAGTTCCTTGGAATATGATTCTACCAGTGACAGTCTAAATTAGACAATTGCATTTGGGCTCCCTAATCTTTGTTGAAAAGATCAAAGCACCTATCCATCATGATTCATACCGTACATGAACTCAATTCAGAAGCACCTAAGTGATTAAGATGCCATCTCTATATTTTTTTAGTACCTTATTTGACCAGTTGTCAAGTAACACACCTATCCATCATTGTTCTAATTCTTTTTGTTCTTTCTGATTACATATCAAAGCACCACACTGTCTAGATTAGCAAAATAAATGTTAGGGACTGTATGCTCGTTGCAAATAATTTTCAGAAGCACCATGATGTAAAATCTGCATGCACCAGATGAAAGCTCTTAAGATCCTAGATTTCTTATACAAACTTAATTTTCAGAATCAAATAACTTTACtgcaaaatttaaaattccTAACTGGGAGACAAATTTGATACTCAGTCTTTTGTCTCACCTAGAAATTCCTCGATCACTGGAGTATTAATCTTGCCTTAGCTTTTGAAGTCAGATGAAACCCATTGACCACTGTTTTGAAGTCAGATTAAACCCATTAATCACATGATGACCAAGAGATCTAACCTTGGTATATTCGTTCCTTAGGGTTGCAAAATGGATGGCCCTTGCATGGTGATGACATTGATGGTGATCCTTTTCCCAAACGGTGGCGGAAGACAAGCGCACCAGCTCCACATCTCCAAGGGCAACGTTGCAGGTTGGAGGGCGCAGGGCCACATATCAGTGCGCATGCACATTGGCAGCGGGATCGCGTAGAGAAGCGACGTCGCAGGTTGGAGGATGCAGGGCAAGATCAATAAATTGACGAACCTTCGAGGTAGCGGTGATGGGCGATCCGTTCTCGCTCGTCCGGGGCCACGTGAACCATGGGCGTGCGGCCGACGAGGAGGGGCCTCCTCTTCACGTGGGTTGGAGGAGACGGCGGTGCCGGGTTGGcggacacggcggcggcggcaacggaggCGGGTtggaggcgatggtggcggcgagAGGTTTGCACCGTCGCCACATCggtgaggaggatgaggacccTGGTTAGGGTTTGGTTGGAGAAGGGGAGGCGCCAGGAGGCGGGGGTGGTGGGGAAGGGGAGGCGGCAGGAGCCGAGGGATTGCGGGATGGGCGGGGGTTGCTGCGTGCGGAAGGGAAGGTGTCGTAGCACGTGAAAAGAAAATGGACGACGAAGAAGAGAGCGGGGCTAGGGGAGCGATCGGAGGGCTAAAAATGAGTTGCGGGAGGATGGCAGACCGAAAAATCATCCAACGTAGAAGTTTTTTCGCCTCTTTGGTTTTTTAGAGTAGAGATTATGAGGTCTTTTTTAAAATGTATACTATCATACTTTTTATTATCATTTTTTATGTAATCAATCTCTCACCAAATTTTGCTGAATCCTTGTTTAGATTTTACCGCTTGTTGTATTGGGGTATTGATTCGGCATATGGCAAGATCTCTCTACAGGTTATCGGGTCTCCTCTGCCTCACTGCCTGTCTCTGTCTGTCCTGAGAACATGATACTGAAGGAAGCTGCTGGTCACTGCCTGTCTCTGTCTATAAGCTGTGACCACTGCCTGTCTCTGTCTGTCCTGAGAACATGATACTGCAAGCTGTGATCTAGTCCCTGCAGTATCATGTTCTAGAGACAGGCAGTGAGGCATAGGAGACCCAATAACCCGGGTTCATTAGCACGATCTGACGATCATCGCTGTCGCGTGCATGTTATTGGTACTAAGAGCCGTCACGTCGGAtgtcggatgtttggatattaattaaaactattaaatataagctaattacaaaattaattgcacagatggaggttaatttgcaagatgaatctattaagcctaattagtccatgatttgacaatgtgatgctacagtaaccatttgctaatgatggattaattaggcttaatagattcatcctgcgaattagcccaggatttctacaattaattttataattaacttatatttaatttgatgtgataggatcTAAACTTTAACCTGAGGATCAAACACGCCTACGCTGCTGCAGCAACATCAGATGGGAGCTGGCCTGGTCCTTCAGACCTTCACTCCTCTCCTTCCCGTGACTGACTGATTAACTAACAAAACAGGACAAGAATGCAAATCTCGCTCTTCTATCAGATACTGTGCGTATTCCGTTTTAAATTGTGTCGTTTTTGCATTTATAAGTTCATAttttctatgtatctagatgtaTATTATTATATCTAAATATATAGTAAAAACTACCAatctaaaaatatcaaaacgaTCTACTCACTGTTGGTGGGATCGATCGAGCTCATGTGACGTTCGGGGCATTCCGTGGGTGCACGGCCGTCGGCGCCGCGTGTAGTGCAACCAGCTGGTACGGTTTGCTCATTGCTGGTACGGCTCATACCACCGTACCAGTGGTTTCTCGACCCTGATCGCGATGGAAAACATCCTATAACTTTTCTAATTCTAGTTTCTAAATGCTTTGCATTATTTAATTTTGAATCAAGCGTGCAAATATATTAATACTATTATGCCATatgatttgtttcttttttacttGCGCGTGTAACTACTCCCATCATCAACATACCACTGCGTGTAACTTATTTGTTGTTTTGAGTATGCTCATATACCCATTAATTCTAAAGGTCCTTTTGGAATAACTAGATCTAATGGTTAGCTGGGATTAGATGGGTGGGAGGCAGCTAGCTGAATACTGTCTAGTGGATGAGTGGATGATTTATTTATCCAAGTTTAGTTGAAAACAAAATGCAAAATTAAACATTTTGCCTCTCCAAGAATCTCCCAATTTTTTCCTCCTGATCTGAAAATCTTGAAACTGTCAATTTCGGGAGGTCAATTAACCTGCCCTATCTATTGCAATCAGGTTATCTATATGTCAATCAGTCCATGATCCATCTGCTCGATCGATCAATCTGGCCTAGTCAGCACACATGCTAGGAACGAGCGACGGGACAAAAAAGGAGCCACACCTGTCGAGTGTATGTGGACCGACTGTGCATACGTTCGTTAGATTGAGATTCCTTGGCTGGCATTCGCTCTCCAACCCTACGGCAGGAGACATCCATCGATCGACGCCATGCActtccaattttttttccctctggAATTACCtgtacaacaaaaaaaaaaagtgtccAGGATTCCAGATCAGATCGATGGCGAGAGGTGTCTCGACTTGTCGACCGAGCGTTGGAGGATGACGTATATAGCAAGAAATTTTACCGGCCTAGGTTTTTTATCAATCGAAGCTGTAACTTTCAGCGGTACGGTCCTTTTGGATGAGCGAGAGAAGTAATATATACGGATGTCAAATTCAAATACCATACAAGGGGCAACATCAGGCTAATTAATGGTGGTTGTTAGATGTTCTCGCAGTTGAACCGAGAAACACCATTTCATTAATCATTGTCAGAACATGTTGGGTACTAAACTGAAACCATAGAAGAAATGACACTCACGGCAGAGCTATAAAATATTCAAATTAGGCAAATAACTGTTTATTACATTCCAACGCCACGTTGCTATAACATGGCATCTAAAAGATTCTAAAATAGAGTGGACTTCATGTTGCTTTCTTTTGGTGATCCATGAAAGTATTATTCAATACAACATGCTCACAAAATGCAACCAAAGGTTGATTTAATAGTGTCGTACTAATATGCTCTCAAATCGAAAAATCATGTAAGTTCACTATGGCTGCGTTTGGACGTAGACATTCAGTTTTAAAATTGGGAATTGGTATTGAAACCCCGAATGCTAACTGTTCGGATATCCTAGAATTCGGAATTGGAAATCGACTccaataccaaccggtactCATCACACAGTCAACCCCTTACCCTCAATACCAAACCCACCCCCTTCGTATTCGCTGTAATCGTCCTCATCCCATCTATCTCTCTCTCCTATACGGAGGTGCTGCGCCGCCCCTCCATCTCCCTCCGCCGGTCGGCCTCCTTCCCCTTCGTGCGAGCTGCACCACCCCTCCATCTCCCTCAATCGGCTGCCCTTCCATCTCTCTCCGCCGGCGTGCCCCACACCATTTCCCTGCGAACCTCTGTCGCAGCCCTCCTCAGTCTTCTTCCCTTCTGAGCCTCCTCCATCTTCCTCCATGTGGGCCCTCCTCAATCTCGCTCCCCAGCAGGCTCCCTCCATCTTAGACACGGGCGGAGACGCATGACCCCGCCGACGCGCCGAAGTGGGAGCGTAGGCGAGTAGTCAACGTGGAAGAAGAGGGTGACCCCACTATTGGAGAATAGACCTTTCGTCCACTGCATTAGTGCCGGTTGTAATTGGACCCgatactaatatgagcattagtgtCGAGCCTCACGGCTAATCCCCCAGGACCGCCCCAtgaccctctttagtaccggttgaggtgcacattagtaccggttggtgcccccacctggtactaatgtgccaccgggcctttagtactgggtgggcACCaacggtactaatgtgcaccctttagtatcggttggtgctcccaaccgatactaaattccctcctataaatccaccttcttctttctcctacctgagccattcaccacagctTGAGCTTCATCCTATCCATGACGCCATAGGGGAAGTGCTGCTGGATTGAAGatcatttcgtggggatttcactcattcaagtgttctaaaggttagaaacttcatcctcccttgatacatggttagtatactaagttttatgctttagagctagagtaatttgtgatttttagaataaggtacaatagagaaaaatttcatttatatgcatgtgttatttagagctcgtatttgtgatttttagaataagctacaattttttggatgctatgtttcgtattagtcaaagaaattgatatgaggttagaggaataatttcatagtttagtactttccAAATATGAGTTAAATAAATTATGACAAATGTGagtgagataaattgtggtacatagagataataagatgaaatagaggtacgcaattatttttagaataagttacaatggagaaatttttcatttatatgttatgtttgaactgagtaaattgtggggaaaatatagaatttgttcatagtttagtcatttgcaaatatgagctaaataaattatggtacacaGAGATGGCTTCTGATGCTGGAGGTAGTAGcaatggtgggggcgatcgttgttcctctcgcggcaagggaaaaccatagttatcatccgaagaaaatgagcacgtgggagaaaaTAATGTTTCGTTATTttcaaagatgtcatgaagatgctattgcggcaggtcaggaacctccttttggtagtcgttatgctccaccgccagtctcGGGTGTTTCAGATCCACTTAAtactaccgttgcaggaggcacaaataaactataggatgaggctaggtcagcgaaaccttcatcttcgtccaaggatgcttaaagtcctcctagatagtacttagtggatggttaaagaaacagaaaagaaatgagaaaagaaaaaaaaatgaattagtaccggttggggagaccaaccggtactaaattggcctcgGTCACGTGCGACgtggcagccaatttagtaccggttgatctccccaactggtactaaaggaccccctttagtaccggttattcaaccggtactaaataccctccctttagtactgaactagcaataccggttgcgcaagcaatactaaagggggttatgAACCAGTACTGATGGGGCTTTCCCCAGCAGTGCCCCGCTCCCATGGCACCACCATGCCggcaaaggaggaggagaggtagCGCCTGACCCGATGGAGAGAAGAAGATAGCCGATGCCAATTCTACTGTATGCATATCCAAACAAGACTTGGTATTTGAATATCCAAACAAGACTTGGTACGAAGCCTCATTGGATTCATTCAAGTAATTTCATACGCATCCAAACAATTACTTTGGTATTGTGAGCCATTTTCAAAACTAGTCTAATTTGGTATTGAGTCCAATTCGATACCAAGCCTTCCAATATCGACATCTACATGCAGCAAGGACACCTATACTAGGACAATTATTAGACAGAGTTGAATGAATGCACTGTAGTGAACGTCAAAAACAATCTAGCTGTACATGGCAATAGAAACTAATTAAAACACATTCATGTATACCCGGGAGTTCTATGGGTACCTTCCAGAGTGCCACGTGTGTGCAAAAGTGCAATCAGTTTATAGTCGAATAGTCCATATTGTTCCATTTTGGTTGTTTCATAGGCACATCTTCTTCTTTgtcattttataaaaaaatgctGAGATGACACCTTGTTTAAAGAAAAATTGAAAACAAAACCCTGTTGGGATTGATATAATGAAACCTGCAGGCCTATATATTACTTCAATGGCAGTTGCTGTGGTTATGTGTGATTGGAGGGAGGGGACTGAGGGACATCGCAACGACAGGGTAAGATCAGCACATGGGAAACCAGAGGAAGAGGAATCAAAAcgaaacacttgatcacgacaTATCCATCGTTAGCAGCAAAGGAAAAAAGGTGACAGAAAGTTATCTGTAATTGCTCACGTAATATAATGGCTCAACTGAGGATGTGTTGTGCCTGAAACGGAAAGGTAACAAAAGATTTTTACCTTTGGTTTGTTTCAAGCACCGGTTGTACATAAAAAGCTTTCTACAGTCAGTTTTCGCAACAAATATTACGGTAAAAATATGTTTGTATCACCTTGCTATTTCTATAGTTGTGGAGCCGCATCAGTTCGGAACTGCGAACGATCGATTTTTAAACCGGCCGACCTTGTCCATTGTGCAAGAGTGAAGGTCGATTTATTTGTACAGCAAAACTAAGCTCGTCCCCTGCAAGAAATGAATGGAGGTAGTactttaaaaatatattactCGAATTATCGtaaggtgttttttttttgcgtggAACTCGATCGTGAAAACAGGAAGAGGCACATCACAATGTGACGGCAAGGTACTATCAGCGAAAAATGGAGACGAAGAGGAAGACGGAAGAAAACGAATCACTTGATGATCACGACAGGACATCCATCATCATTAGCAGCGAAGGAGAAAGGTGACATGAATNNNNNNNNNNNNNNNNNNNNNNNNNNNNNNNNNNNNNNNNNNNNNNNNNNNNNNNNNNNNNNNNNNNNNNNNNNNNNNNNNNNNNNNNNNNNNNNNNNNNTGTACCATCGCCTCGCGAGGGAATATGCGtctctcgcgaattatactccatctgtgcaattagttttgtaattagcttatgtttagtactcctaattagcatccaaacatccgatgtgacaggtgttaaactttaacaggtgtttcccaaacacccccataggaGTATATATGCTAAGCGAATGGGACAACATGTCGCTGCCGAGCTCATTTACGCCGGGACGGAGGTGGTCCATGcatggacgccggcggcggcgcccggggcCGCGCCAACGGCCGCGCGCGCGTCGTACAGCGCCGGTGCCGCCAGAACCTGCATGCTCGCCGGCCATGCCATGATTGGCCGGTGGGGCCCACTTGCACTCTCAAGGGTCCTGCGCCGCAGAAAACCTCGGGCGGCCGTCGGCTGCTGCTAGCTCTTCGTGACTTCggaggcgtttggttcctttgcttatttttttgcaagtgtcacatcaaatgtttagatactaattaggagtattaaacgtaggctatttacaaaacccattacataagcggaggcagtggcggagggaggggggggCAGGGGGGGGCCTGGCACCCCCTGACCCTGTCGGGCACCACCCATCAGGAGTGGACCTGGCACCCCCTGTGGCCTGGCCGGTTGGTCAAATATCAACTTCAATCTATCACGGTGGCAGTCACGAggagttggagttggagttggaaGCGGCATGGGCCTGGCTCCTGGCCGCCTGGGCACTGGCCCAATTAATAAATACACCTTTATTCCTGCCGCCAGACGCAGACGCCAATACCGAGTCGTCCAGTCGCTCCTCCGTTTGTTCTGTTCCttctcctgccgccgccgccgccagtcaaAAAAAAGACGAGGAATCAATCCAAGGATTCAAGGATGAGGCCAGCCATGCGCTGATGCGTAGCAGGCAGCAGCGTCTCCTGGATTTGTGGTTCGTTTGCGCAGCTTGTTTTCTCTTATCTTTATTTTTCTAGGTTATAAATCTTAggtattttttatttatgtgtTTCATGATGCACGTACAGTCGTACAGATGATTAatatgaagaagagaaagactATCAATAGTTTTTTTAAGCCGATTGGCTCAAGTGCTCCTGATCTAGAAGGGGAAACTCATAATGATCATGTACAAAATTCTAATAATCAGAGTAATGTTGCTGCTACCACTGAACCAATCGAAGCCGAGGTTGCCGAGCATCCACCAGTTATTGCTACTAGATTTGAGAGAGACCCTGGTAAACGTGTTCAGATATTGGAATTGTCAGCGGATCAACAAGATGAAGCTCGAAGATTTTATATTTCAGAGGGTCCATATCAACCTGTGTTGGCAGAGTACCCACTTAGTGAATTAGCTCATCGTCGTCGATTTCAGAGTAACTGGTTCAAGCAATTTACTTGGCTAGAATATTCACCTCATACAAACCGTGCTTACTGTCTgccatgttttttattttctaagaAGCCAATTGGGAAAGTTGGATCAGATACATTCATAGTAAATGAATGTTCTTTTCTAAAACATATGGGAGATGCCGGCTCAGCCCACAATTATTCTGTTCGGTGTTTTAATAATCTTAAGAACACAATGGCTCAAATTGACAATGTGATTGTTAAACAAAAAGAGATAATGGTTGCAAAAGGAAGACGAAGGCTTGCGACTACGATTGATTGCATTAGGTAATAAGATCAAATTCTCATGTCTTTGTGCAGTATTTAAATTTAACTTGCTTTCTTTATGTACTTATAGGTGGTTGACATTCCAAGGTTGTCCCTTTAGAGGCCATGATGAATCTCCAGAGTCAATAAATAGAGGTAACTTTATTGAAATGGTCAAGCTTTTGGCTTCCTATAACACGGAGGTTAATGAGGTTGTTTTGGAAAATGCTCccaaaaatgcaaaatacacttcaCCTGATGTCCAAAAGGAAATTCTAAGCATACTTGCTCGAAAAGTGCAGAAATCAATTAGAGAAGAAATTGGCAATAGCAAATTTTGCATAATGGTTGATGAAGCTCGAGATGAGTCCAAAAAAGAGCAAATGGCGATAGTCCTCCGATTTGTCAACAAGGAAGGCCTTATAAAGGAGCGTTTCCTTGATCTGATCCATGTTAGTGATACTACAGCTTTGACACTTAAAGAGTCAATTTGTGCTGTCCTCTCAGCTAATGGCCTAAGCATACAAGATATAAGAGGTCAAGGTTACGATGGGGCCAGTAACATGAGAGGGGAGTGGAACGGATTGAAAGCTCTAATTCTCAATGAGTGCCCATATGCATATTATATTCATTGCATGGCTCATCAGCTTCAGTTGGCCCTCGTAGCAGCATCAAGGGAGGTACATGAGGTACACAATTTTTTTCAGCATGCAAATTTCATCATAAATGTTGTTAGTACTTCTCCTAAGCGCAACGATGAGTTGCTAGCAAAACAAGCAGAGGAAATTGCCCATGAAATTGAATTGGGAGAGCTTGACACAGGACGAGGGGCAAATCAGATTTCCTCCCTACAAAGGCCAGGGGACACTAGATGGAGTTCCCACTATAGGTCTATTCTAAGCTTAAAGAAGATGTTTGGTGCCACAGTTTCAGTCCTACGCAACATTGCTAATGATCGTTCAGTTTCAAAGTATTCTCGGGGAGATGCCAGTGGTGCCTTACGAATCATTGTCACATTTGATTTTGTGTTTATTCTACTCCTAAtggaaaagattatgaagatcaCTGATGTATTGTGCCAGACACTCCAAAAGAAGAGCATTGATATCTTAAATGCGGTGGATTCTGTTTCTACCACAAAAGTGTTGCTTGGTGAGTTGCGAGATAATGGTTGggaacctcttcttgaggaggtcAAATTATTTTGTGGAAAGCACGAAATTGATATTCCGGATCTGAGTAAGAAGTATGTTTTTCCCCCCAAattatttattcttttgttAAATTGCACTTgttcatcaatcaatccataTCTTCCCATTTGTAGGTATGTTGATGTGACTAAATCTCGAAACAAGAACGACAACACCACAGCCTTTCACCATTACAAAGTAGATGTGTTTAATGTTGCAATTGATCAACAGCTAGCAGAGTTAGAAGATCGATTCAGTTCTCAAGCGACAGAGCTTTTGTCCCTTTGTGCTTCTTTGGATCCTAGGCTGGACACATTCAACATAGACAATATATGCACTCTGGTAGAAAAATATTATCCTGCTGATTTCTCAAGTCAAGAAAGAGCTCAATTAGAGTGTCAGCTGCCACATTTTCAAATTGATGTATGCAACAGTCCAGAACTAAAGGAATTATCAACACTTGCTGATCTAACAAGTGGACTATTTAAAACAGGAAAATATTCATCTTATCCTATGGTGGACAGGTTATTAAGATTAGTATTAACTCTTCCAGTATCAACTGCAACCACCGAAAGATGCTTTTCAGCTATGAAACTTGCGAAGACACGTCTCAGATGTACAATGGGAGATGGATTTCTGCGAGATTGTTTGGTAATTTATATTGAGAAGGAATTGGCTGCATCAATCAGTACTGATGATATTATTACAGCATATGATCTTGCTGCTAGTCGAAGAGCTAAATTTAAATTGatagatatgtaattttattttggttaaGACTTATAAAACATACTATTATTATATCATTATATGTGACTAAAATCAGCTCACGTGGCTATCGGTTCTACATTGCTTTGTTCATTGCCCCCCCTTACTTCAAatcctggctccgcccctgagcggaggctaaacggtggagacgaacctattaagcctgtTGCTCCTGGATACGattatgtttactgtagcaacacattgtcaaatcatggactaattaggcttaatagattcgtctcgccgtttagcctccgcttatgtaatagattttgtaaatagtctacgtttaatattcctaattagtatctaaacattcgatgtgacgggtgcttaaaaataagcaaccgaaCCAAATCAGGCTCATGTAAAATAAGCATGGTGTGTCCAGCAAGTTTGTTCATTGTGTCCGTGTATGTTAAAAATCACATTCCAACAAGTTTGTTCATATGTATATATAGCATGAAAAAATGTCTTAGCactactctctccgttctaAACTATAGATCGTTTTTACTTTTTCATATCTTTTATTtgctacttcctccattccagatcactattcattttggattttctaaatacatagcttttgctatggaactagatatatgtatgtatagATATGTAGCAAAcgctatgtatatagaaaagctaaacccatagtaatttgggatgaaagGGAATATATAACTAAGATATACGTTATGTCcaaatacatatatatatatatatatcaaaactatatatattgaaaaaaagataaaatgatatATAATTCAGACCGAAATTTAGAAGGTTAATTTTAATTtgtatgtgtatgtgtgtgggggAGGAGACCTATAGTTGGAGAAGATGGCAGCCTGGCTGTGGCAAACCTGAGCTAGCGACCGTGCGTGGCGCGCCGCGCCCAGCCTCTCGTTGCGTCGGCTCACGCGCGCCACGATAATTCCATTGGCCGCCCGCGTGCGAGCCAACCAAGCGCGCCGTGCCGTGTCACGTTGTGCTTATATACCTGTCGATCTGTGTGTTGCGCGCGCCAACCTCTCGATCGAGAGGAATAAGGTACAGTACTAGCACCTCACGatgaagaaggaggag
This sequence is a window from Setaria italica strain Yugu1 chromosome III, Setaria_italica_v2.0, whole genome shotgun sequence. Protein-coding genes within it:
- the LOC111256774 gene encoding zinc finger MYM-type protein 1-like, producing the protein MRSRQQRLLDLWWLTFQGCPFRGHDESPESINRGNFIEMVKLLASYNTEVNEVVLENAPKNAKYTSPDVQKEILSILARKVQKSIREEIGNSKFCIMVDEARDESKKEQMAIVLRFVNKEGLIKERFLDLIHVSDTTALTLKESICAVLSANGLSIQDIRGQGYDGASNMRGEWNGLKALILNECPYAYYIHCMAHQLQLALVAASREVHEVHNFFQHANFIINVVSTSPKRNDELLAKQAEEIAHEIELGELDTGRGANQISSLQRPGDTRWSSHYRSILSLKKMFGATVSVLRNIANDRSVSKYSRGDASGALRIIVTFDFVFILLLMEKIMKITDVLCQTLQKKSIDILNAVDSVSTTKVLLGELRDNGWEPLLEEVKLFCGKHEIDIPDLSKKYVFPPKLFILLLNCTCSSINPYLPICRYVDELAASISTDDIITAYDLAASRRAKFKLIDM